The following are encoded in a window of Campylobacterota bacterium genomic DNA:
- a CDS encoding ankyrin repeat domain-containing protein: MKKQFFIVFLLSLCTGQLAAMGFGPENMGKFNRALADGDQNAFNLLNNLLAGRVTIVGDPNPSGIPGGTTLGYVDAVLTGKLGTELIGDDLRVQVLANELRQEKPRVEVLTYFAQYVTETEKPTMVDKALSAAITPQKPRIVPPATIWADALAQLSEQERVEAQENIRSWVSDLAADSPEDKAVSDLLVRAIEKSDKKKENKKYDSFSRFLLEGGAEPKITTSDTKLRNKIVALREQYRKAPAKPAGVVTPDPEQGRPAPVQPEPDSAKRSDLSDKRALELFRGLRNDDSQAIAELRALMSSPSQLENDYAKMIVSGEYVSVMLKSEQRIMEKFKTGHTGMSEEEQKRRKAFIKELEREMEQGVDLRSKLPEIMREPEVDRPQEFVGIGKVVRQPIVFADSGPEPEREKKLNELLSQDLMERIRTGADLSDEDLGVLRTLAREQSIDVIDEYGKTLLDYAIERDDLNLVDIALQGVDPNYKDTDNKTPLYRAVEQGKYEMVQRLLANPDLDVNQLSTDSNKTALHIAVEQGYSGIFNLLLEDERVDTSIKDVKKKTAMKIIDEKIEAASKRGDADAHERLKQMRKDLKTTIAADKAVKSAERKERWSQKLDALFHPFRKKREREERASLLDEQGQARSVTGQIEEDVEPAKKKRKLWIPKKSKKRKFMQLIDDEEDDEPFRTFDESERMVVDEPETKRVPVEPVEEKRVISGGVKVLPTLPAARVSQFGGAARLP; this comes from the coding sequence GTGAAAAAACAGTTTTTTATAGTCTTCCTGCTAAGTCTGTGTACGGGCCAACTTGCGGCGATGGGCTTTGGGCCTGAGAATATGGGAAAATTTAATCGAGCGCTTGCAGATGGTGATCAGAATGCATTTAACCTGCTTAATAATCTGCTTGCTGGCAGGGTGACTATTGTTGGTGATCCTAACCCATCAGGAATACCAGGAGGAACAACATTGGGATATGTAGATGCGGTCTTGACTGGTAAACTTGGTACAGAGTTGATTGGTGATGATCTTCGTGTGCAGGTGCTTGCCAATGAGTTGCGCCAAGAAAAACCAAGGGTTGAGGTGTTGACGTATTTTGCACAGTACGTCACAGAAACTGAAAAACCTACAATGGTTGATAAAGCACTAAGCGCTGCCATTACACCGCAAAAGCCAAGGATCGTGCCACCTGCAACAATATGGGCAGATGCGCTTGCGCAGCTGAGTGAGCAGGAGCGTGTCGAGGCGCAAGAAAATATACGTAGCTGGGTGAGTGATCTGGCTGCTGACAGCCCGGAGGACAAAGCAGTCAGCGATTTATTGGTACGTGCGATTGAAAAGAGCGACAAAAAAAAGGAAAACAAAAAGTATGATAGTTTTTCGCGCTTTCTGCTGGAAGGTGGGGCTGAGCCAAAGATTACAACGAGTGATACTAAGTTGCGAAATAAAATTGTTGCCTTGCGTGAGCAGTACCGTAAAGCACCTGCAAAACCGGCAGGTGTTGTTACACCTGATCCAGAACAAGGCCGTCCAGCGCCAGTGCAACCTGAGCCGGATTCTGCCAAACGAAGTGATCTTAGTGATAAAAGAGCACTTGAATTGTTTCGTGGCCTGCGTAACGATGATAGTCAAGCTATTGCAGAGCTTAGAGCGCTTATGTCCAGCCCTAGTCAGCTAGAAAACGATTATGCAAAAATGATTGTAAGTGGTGAGTACGTCAGCGTCATGCTTAAAAGTGAGCAGAGAATCATGGAGAAGTTTAAGACTGGTCATACCGGGATGAGTGAAGAAGAGCAGAAAAGAAGAAAGGCTTTTATAAAAGAGCTTGAGCGTGAGATGGAGCAAGGGGTTGATTTGCGTTCAAAGTTGCCAGAGATTATGCGTGAGCCGGAAGTTGATAGGCCGCAAGAGTTTGTTGGTATAGGCAAGGTGGTACGTCAGCCGATTGTTTTTGCTGACAGTGGACCAGAGCCAGAACGAGAAAAAAAGCTTAACGAGTTACTGAGTCAAGATTTGATGGAGCGTATTCGTACGGGTGCTGACCTGTCAGATGAAGATTTGGGCGTGCTCAGAACGTTGGCGCGTGAGCAAAGCATTGATGTCATTGATGAGTATGGTAAGACGTTGCTTGATTATGCAATCGAGCGTGATGACTTGAACTTGGTTGATATCGCGTTGCAGGGTGTTGACCCAAATTATAAAGACACTGATAACAAGACACCGCTGTATCGAGCGGTTGAGCAAGGCAAGTATGAAATGGTGCAGCGGTTGCTTGCCAATCCAGACCTGGATGTTAATCAACTAAGTACTGACAGCAATAAAACAGCATTGCACATTGCAGTAGAGCAAGGTTATTCGGGTATTTTTAATTTGTTGCTTGAGGACGAGCGCGTTGATACTTCCATCAAAGATGTCAAGAAAAAAACGGCCATGAAAATTATTGATGAAAAAATCGAGGCTGCGTCAAAGCGTGGTGACGCTGACGCGCATGAGCGACTCAAGCAAATGCGCAAAGATTTGAAAACAACCATTGCCGCTGACAAGGCGGTTAAGAGTGCTGAGCGCAAAGAGCGTTGGAGCCAAAAACTTGATGCACTCTTTCATCCATTCAGAAAGAAGCGTGAGCGTGAGGAGCGTGCATCACTGCTTGACGAACAGGGCCAAGCACGTAGTGTTACCGGCCAGATCGAAGAGGATGTTGAGCCGGCTAAAAAGAAGCGTAAGCTGTGGATACCAAAAAAATCGAAGAAGCGTAAGTTTATGCAGCTTATCGATGATGAAGAAGATGACGAGCCGTTCAGAACATTTGATGAGTCTGAGCGCATGGTTGTTGATGAGCCAGAGACAAAACGCGTGCCTGTTGAGCCAGTGGAAGAGAAACGAGTTATTTCTGGTGGCGTTAAGGTGTTGCCGACACTGCCGGCTGCGCGTGTTTCGCAGTTTGGTGGTGCTGCTCGCCTACCGTAG
- a CDS encoding ankyrin repeat domain-containing protein, translating to MNTLLLVIMCLLQLACTSVRAQALLTPASDQHIFKTEQHTIVQTQQSLVSNGQTNQQEPDSAQQKLTDIARRMEFGLPIERKVLMELLANKQADVNALIKTPGNMGKTLLHFAAEYGYVQEAKLIIAHRSDVDVDKESFDGKRAIELAQQQGNAELVKLFVQAGAGEVEQEDEEEEAGEGGGDGGGDDDDAEDRQENDDATPVVAGDDAGESEASDESEQVKELQERKIVQEKGTQKKEKKKSLVNEWMQAILNSIKDGGDQEVKPEVVRDDVSVEKKQTVEKEQTSRLERFKNITVEIVAPKVEEGVPQTKVQESGPERASRKVIVPPIVQTPAAERVPDVDAATLQRARQAELVG from the coding sequence ATGAATACCCTGTTACTCGTAATCATGTGCTTGCTGCAACTGGCATGTACGAGTGTGCGTGCGCAGGCGTTACTTACTCCTGCCAGTGATCAGCACATATTCAAGACTGAGCAGCACACCATCGTGCAAACGCAGCAATCGCTTGTAAGCAACGGTCAGACCAACCAACAAGAACCGGATAGCGCGCAACAAAAACTTACAGACATTGCTCGCCGTATGGAGTTTGGTTTGCCCATTGAGCGCAAGGTGTTAATGGAGCTGCTTGCCAACAAGCAGGCTGATGTCAATGCACTGATCAAGACGCCGGGCAACATGGGTAAAACACTGCTGCATTTTGCAGCTGAGTACGGCTACGTTCAAGAGGCGAAATTGATTATAGCTCATCGCAGTGATGTTGATGTCGACAAAGAAAGTTTTGATGGCAAGCGCGCTATTGAGCTTGCTCAACAGCAGGGTAACGCTGAGCTCGTCAAATTGTTTGTGCAGGCTGGAGCGGGCGAGGTTGAGCAAGAAGATGAAGAAGAAGAAGCCGGTGAAGGTGGAGGTGATGGTGGTGGCGATGATGATGATGCTGAAGACAGGCAAGAAAATGACGACGCTACACCTGTTGTGGCTGGTGATGATGCTGGTGAAAGTGAAGCGTCTGATGAATCTGAGCAGGTAAAAGAATTGCAAGAACGAAAGATTGTACAAGAAAAAGGAACGCAAAAAAAAGAAAAGAAAAAGTCATTAGTCAATGAATGGATGCAGGCAATTTTGAATAGCATTAAAGACGGTGGCGATCAGGAAGTGAAGCCTGAAGTTGTGCGTGATGATGTCAGTGTAGAAAAAAAACAGACAGTCGAAAAAGAGCAGACTTCACGTCTTGAGCGTTTTAAGAATATAACGGTTGAAATTGTTGCACCAAAAGTTGAAGAAGGGGTGCCTCAGACCAAGGTGCAGGAGTCTGGACCTGAAAGAGCGAGTAGAAAAGTAATCGTGCCGCCCATTGTGCAAACGCCTGCGGCTGAACGTGTGCCTGATGTTGACGCGGCTACGCTGCAACGTGCACGCCAGGCGGAGTTGGTTGGTTAG
- a CDS encoding ankyrin repeat domain-containing protein — protein sequence MKMMKILLVVMCLCTGFGQLYAIEALSRLVDRGAEIQQDFEAEVKKAIADGVDLNTKFGPDQKTLLLYALDSDNDSAAKALLAEGADPNVRDINGRSPLTSALEVNDEGLTKALLDSGASTRYVSPSVLNAADSKLKTMIEDRKKNRDQFAKDMGAALRAGDHEAVAKLVVQAKNNLGQGDMVRLLTLGKDIVPMMNEQGMLHKFAQDFDKDAGFGEALKAMLAAGADPNVQDSEGNSVLKTLLAAQSRCCQAGCCC from the coding sequence GTGAAGATGATGAAAATACTGTTGGTTGTGATGTGTTTGTGTACAGGGTTTGGGCAGCTGTATGCTATTGAAGCATTGAGCAGGTTGGTAGATCGTGGTGCTGAAATTCAACAAGACTTTGAAGCTGAAGTGAAAAAAGCAATAGCTGACGGTGTTGATTTAAACACAAAATTTGGGCCAGACCAAAAAACACTTTTATTGTATGCACTTGACTCTGATAACGATAGCGCTGCAAAAGCATTGCTTGCAGAAGGTGCTGACCCAAACGTACGTGACATTAATGGACGTTCACCGTTGACAAGTGCACTTGAAGTGAACGACGAAGGGTTGACAAAAGCGCTGCTTGATTCAGGTGCATCAACACGATACGTTAGCCCAAGTGTACTCAATGCAGCTGATTCTAAGCTTAAAACGATGATTGAAGATCGTAAAAAAAATCGTGATCAATTTGCCAAAGATATGGGTGCAGCCCTCAGGGCTGGTGATCATGAAGCAGTTGCCAAGTTAGTTGTGCAGGCAAAAAATAATTTGGGGCAGGGTGATATGGTTCGCCTGCTTACGTTGGGCAAAGATATTGTACCGATGATGAATGAACAAGGAATGCTTCACAAATTTGCACAGGACTTTGATAAAGATGCTGGCTTTGGTGAGGCACTCAAGGCGATGCTAGCAGCAGGCGCTGACCCGAATGTACAAGATAGTGAAGGCAACAGTGTGTTGAAAACATTGCTAGCAGCCCAAAGCAGATGCTGCCAAGCGGGTTGCTGCTGCTGA
- a CDS encoding ankyrin repeat domain-containing protein: MKRRNQVCRHVIPVVMMVAGLHAQTSVQRPADALKDQEMHAACSECEKMPLCGVECSVPQSSVVDEHPRGMNEGEIRDTLLSIARSGHDEAFEALLQSYPYEVTEMTKDIRDDSHKTLLHLAVRNGMSIKLISRLLELGCDVNAKDCNDICAIHLVAGRGNKSSVIAKMLIEHGAELEVQDRFGNTPLHWAIAEGDAGVVAQLFVKKVRTDVLNMNGRDAYHAAVDALQVCRQELARAQDRDERKRLQAEEITRQSIVALFEEE; the protein is encoded by the coding sequence ATGAAGCGACGCAATCAAGTATGCAGGCACGTTATACCCGTTGTTATGATGGTAGCAGGTCTGCACGCGCAGACAAGTGTGCAACGGCCAGCTGATGCGCTTAAAGATCAAGAGATGCATGCCGCGTGCAGCGAGTGTGAAAAAATGCCGTTGTGTGGTGTGGAGTGTAGCGTGCCACAAAGCTCAGTTGTTGACGAGCATCCACGTGGTATGAATGAGGGGGAGATTCGGGATACACTTTTGAGCATTGCACGCAGTGGTCATGATGAAGCCTTTGAGGCATTGCTGCAAAGTTATCCGTATGAGGTAACTGAAATGACCAAAGACATTAGAGATGATTCACACAAAACGCTGTTGCATTTGGCGGTGCGCAACGGCATGAGCATTAAGCTGATCAGCCGTTTGCTTGAGCTGGGCTGTGATGTTAATGCAAAGGACTGTAACGATATATGTGCAATACATTTGGTGGCGGGTCGTGGCAATAAAAGTAGCGTTATTGCAAAAATGTTAATCGAGCATGGGGCTGAGCTTGAAGTGCAAGACCGGTTTGGAAACACGCCACTGCACTGGGCAATCGCTGAAGGAGATGCTGGAGTTGTTGCACAGCTTTTTGTAAAAAAGGTACGCACAGACGTGTTGAACATGAATGGCCGTGATGCGTATCATGCCGCAGTTGATGCGCTTCAGGTATGCCGTCAGGAACTTGCGCGTGCTCAAGATAGAGATGAGAGAAAGCGATTGCAGGCTGAAGAAATAACAAGACAAAGTATTGTTGCGTTATTTGAAGAAGAGTAA
- a CDS encoding TIGR00730 family Rossman fold protein codes for MHSLSKRFKEYSRFLKSLAITNYRLLTGMWQLTKLPQPAITVFGGSRIERDSPFALKAQELAKKLAANHFSIITGGGPGIMEAANRGAMDYLNECKEGQQCPVRLVSAGIGLINLNVERKNEFLQESIIMNHFFARKWLLTRYSVGFAIFPGGFGTFDELFEILTLVQCNRMEKTPIVLIDRDYWGHLNDWITKCTLKHGLIDPNDQKLFTITDSVDEAFDIFKTSCATCTESVVRDEEREQDKVEKK; via the coding sequence ATGCATTCATTGTCAAAACGGTTTAAAGAATATAGTCGTTTTTTAAAAAGCCTTGCAATCACCAACTACCGTCTACTCACTGGCATGTGGCAACTGACAAAACTTCCACAACCGGCAATTACCGTATTTGGTGGCTCACGCATCGAGCGTGATAGCCCCTTCGCACTCAAGGCGCAAGAGCTTGCAAAAAAGCTTGCTGCCAATCACTTTTCAATCATCACCGGTGGTGGCCCAGGCATTATGGAAGCGGCAAACCGTGGTGCTATGGACTACTTAAATGAATGCAAAGAAGGACAACAATGCCCCGTTCGCCTTGTCTCGGCAGGTATTGGACTGATTAATCTTAACGTTGAAAGAAAAAACGAATTCTTGCAAGAAAGTATCATCATGAACCACTTTTTTGCACGTAAGTGGTTGCTCACCCGCTACTCAGTGGGATTTGCAATTTTTCCTGGTGGCTTTGGCACATTTGATGAACTGTTTGAAATACTCACCCTCGTACAATGCAACCGCATGGAAAAAACACCTATCGTACTCATAGACCGTGACTATTGGGGTCACCTCAACGATTGGATAACCAAATGCACGCTCAAGCATGGATTGATTGACCCCAACGATCAAAAATTATTTACCATCACCGACAGTGTTGATGAAGCGTTTGATATTTTTAAAACAAGTTGCGCCACATGTACTGAGTCAGTCGTACGCGATGAAGAGCGTGAACAGGATAAAGTCGAAAAGAAATAA